One Sphingomonas sp. KR3-1 DNA segment encodes these proteins:
- a CDS encoding SDR family oxidoreductase has product MRIFLTGATGFIGSRIVPELIAAGNQVLGMTRSDAGAASLAAQGAAAHHATLEDLASIRAGAEQADAVIHTAFDHDFSNFVANCEKDGRVITALGEVLQGSDRPILITSGTGMGTPGPGQPADEDVFNLDHPNPRSISEVTGAKLLDAGIDVRIVRLPQVHDTHRQGLISPMVDIARAKGFAAWIGDGANRWPAGPVDAVARLYQLALDKGERGARYHAVAEEGIAARTIVETVAAGLGLPARSITPEEAPAYFGWLGMLAGLDMPASSAKTRARLGWDPTGPSLIEDLRNMDYSAI; this is encoded by the coding sequence ATGCGTATCTTCCTCACCGGCGCCACCGGCTTCATCGGCTCCCGCATCGTCCCCGAGCTGATCGCGGCCGGGAACCAGGTCCTCGGCATGACCCGCTCGGACGCCGGCGCCGCCTCGCTCGCCGCGCAGGGCGCCGCGGCACACCACGCCACGCTCGAGGATCTCGCCAGCATCCGCGCCGGCGCCGAGCAGGCCGATGCGGTGATCCACACCGCCTTCGACCATGACTTCTCCAACTTCGTCGCCAATTGCGAGAAGGATGGCCGCGTCATCACTGCGCTGGGCGAGGTGCTGCAGGGATCGGACCGGCCGATCCTGATCACCTCGGGCACCGGCATGGGCACGCCCGGGCCGGGCCAGCCCGCCGACGAGGATGTCTTCAACCTCGATCATCCCAACCCGCGCTCGATCTCCGAGGTCACCGGCGCGAAGCTGCTCGATGCCGGCATCGACGTCCGCATCGTCCGCTTGCCCCAGGTCCATGACACGCACCGCCAGGGCCTGATCAGCCCGATGGTCGACATCGCCCGCGCCAAGGGCTTCGCCGCCTGGATCGGCGACGGCGCCAATCGCTGGCCGGCCGGCCCGGTCGATGCGGTCGCCAGGCTATACCAGCTCGCGCTCGACAAGGGCGAACGCGGCGCCCGCTATCATGCGGTGGCGGAGGAGGGCATTGCCGCCCGCACGATCGTCGAGACCGTCGCCGCCGGCCTCGGCCTGCCGGCCCGCTCGATCACCCCCGAGGAGGCGCCCGCCTATTTCGGCTGGCTCGGCATGCTCGCCGGCCTCGACATGCCCGCCTCCAGCGCCAAGACCCGCGCCCGGCTGGGCTGGGACCCCACCGGCCCGAGCCTGATCGAGGACCTGCGCAACATGGACTATTCGGCGATCTGA